Below is a genomic region from Escherichia ruysiae.
AACCGCTCTGTACCGGCAGGTGCAGGAAACTCACTAGCTCCGGTGTATCGCGATACACTTCGATAATATCGTCGGTAAATTCGATCGGATGGCTGGTGGTAAAGCGAATACGATCGATCCCGTCGATGGCGGCAACCAAACGCAGCAGATCGGCAAACGATCCGGTGGTGCCGTCGTAGTTCTCACCACGCCAGGCGTTCACGTTCTGACCGAGCAGGTTGACTTCACGCACGCCCTGCGCAGCAAGCTGAGCGATCTCAAACAGAATATCGTCAGACGGACGGCTTACCTCTTCACCACGGGTGTAAGGCACCACGCAGTAGGTGCAATATTTATTGCAGCCTTCCATGATGGAGACAAACGCGGTCGGCCCTTCGGCGCGCGGTTCCGGCAGACGGTCGAACTTCTCGATTTCCGGGAAGCTGATATCTACAACCGGGCTGCGGTCGCCGCGCACGGAGTTGATCATCTCCGGCAGGCGGTGCAGCGTTTGCGGCCCAAAAATAATATCGACATAGTGGGCGCGCTGGCGAATGTGCTCGCCTTCTTGCGATGCCACGCAGCCACCGACGCCGATAATCAGGTCTGGATTCTTCTCTTTTAACAGTTTCCAGCGACCCAACTGATGGAAGACTTTTTCCTGAGCCTTCTCGCGGATTGAGCAGGTGTTCAGCAGCAGCACATCCGCTTCTTCCGCCACGTCGGTCAGTTGATAGCCGTGGGTGGCATCCAGCAGATCGGCCATCTTCGATGAATCGTACTCGTTCATCTGACAGCCCCAGGTTTTAATATGGAGTTTTTTGGTCATCGACTTGCTCTTGCGAAATAGTAGCCAGGAATGCAGGGCGCATAGTGTAATGCTTTGCTGCCGTTGTGACCAGTATGAGCGTTATCAGCCCTTGGGGGTAAAAATCCTGTAAACTTAAAGCATATTGCTAACAGGATGATTGACCATGACAAATCAACCAACGGAAATTGCCATTGTCGGCGGAGGAATGGTCGGTGGCGCACTGGCGCTGGGACTGGCACAGCACGGATTTACGGTAACGGTTATCGAACATGCCGAACCTGCACCGTTTGTCGCAGGTAGTGAGCCGGACGTGCGGATCTCAGCGATCAGCGCGGCTTCGGTATCATTGCTTAAAGGTTTAGGCGTCTGGGATGCGGTACAGGCCATGCGTTGCCATCCTTATCGCAGACTGGAAACGTGGGAGTGGGAAACGGCGCATGTGGTGTTTGACGCAGCCGAATTAAAGCTGCCTCTGCTGGGCTATATGGTGGAAAACACCGTTCTGCAACAGGCGCTGTGGCAGGCGCTGGAAGCGCATCCGAAAGTAACGTTACGTGTGCCAACCTCGCTGATTGCGCTGCATCGCCATAATGATCTTCAGGAGCTGGAACTGAAGGGCGGTGAAACGATCCGCGCGAAACTGGTGATTGGTGCCGACGGCGCAAATTCGCAGGTGCGGCAGATGGCGGGAATTGGCGTTCATGCCTGGCAGTATGCGCAGTCGTGTATGTTGATTAGCGTACAGTGTGAGAACGATCCCGGCGACAGCACCTGGCAGCAATTTACCCCGGACGGACCGCGTGCGTTTCTGCCGTTGTTTGATAACTGGGCATCGCTGGTGTGGTATGACTCTCCGGCGCGTATTCGCCAGTTGCAGAATATGAATATGGCGCAGCTCCAGACGGAAATCGCGAAGCATTTCCCGTCGCGTCTGGGTTATGTGACACCGCTTGCCGCTGGTGCGTTTCCGCTGACGCGCCGACATGCGTTGCAGTATGTGCAGCCGGGGCTTGCGCTGGTGGGCGATGCTGCGCACACCATCCATCCGCTGGCGGGGCAGGGGGTGAATCTTGGTTATCGTGATGTCGATGCCCTGATTGACGTTCTGGTGAACGCCCGCAGCTACGGCGAAGCGTGGGCCAGTTATCCGATCCTCAAACGTTACCAGATGCGGCGCATGGCGGATAACTTCATTATGCAAAGCGGTATGGATCTGTTTTATGCCGGATTCAGCAATAATCTGCCGCCGCTGCGTTTTGTGCGTAATCTCGGGTTAATGGCGGCAGAGCGTGCTGGCGTGTTGAAACGTCAGGCGCTGAAATATGCGTTAGGATTATAGCCTTACAACATTGCCGGATGCATGCCAACCGTAGGTCGGATAAGACGCGGCAGCGTCGCATCCGACATTGAAGGATAAGACGTGTCAACATCGCATCCGACATTGAATATACGCAGAAAAGCAAAAAGCTCGCCGAAGCGAGCTTTTTTAATGTGGCTGGGGTACGAGGATTCGAACCTCGGAATGCCGGAATCAGAATCCGGTGCCTTACCGCTTGGCGATACCCCAACAGGGCGCACTTACAAAGTAAGCGACTTGAATAAATTGGCTGGGGTACGAGGATTCGAACCTCGGAATGCCGGAATCAGAATCCGGTGCCTTACCGCTTGGCGATACCCCAACAAATTGGTTTTTGAATTTGCCGAACGTATTCGACACATTCAGAATTTGGTGGCTACGACGGGATTCGAACCTGTGACCCCATCATTATGAGTGATGTGCTCTAACCAACTGAGCTACGTAGCCAGATTGTTTCTTCGATGGCTGGGGTACCTGGATTCGAACCAGGGAATGCCGGTATCAAAAACCGGTGCCTTACCGCTTGGCGATACCCCAATAACCGGGCGGTGAACCGCTTACTCGAAGAAGATGGCTGGGGTACCTGGATTCGAACCAGGGAATGCCGGTATCAAAAACCGGTGCCTTACCGCTTGGCGATACCCCATCCGTACAACGCTTTCTGGTGAATGGTGCGGGAGGCGAGACTTGAACTCGCACACCTTGCGGCGCCAGAACCTAAATCTGGTGCGTCTACCAATTTCGCCACTCCCGCAAAAAAAGATGGTGGCTACGACGGGATTCGAACCTGTGACCCCATCATTATGAGTGATGTGCTCTAACCAACTGAGCTACGTAGCCATCTTTTTTTCGCGATACCTTATCGGCGTTGCGGGGCGCATTATGCGTATAGAGCCTTGCAGCGTCAACCTCTTTTTCAAGGAAAATTGCTCGAAAGTGACTGTTTGGTTAGGTTGCGAACAGCGTGGCGCTATATTCGTCAATTATTGTTTACTTTGTGTTTTTTCCCCACCCTACAGCCATTCTTTTGTCGTACAGGATGAAATTCGGAATTCAACAATAGTGGTGGGAAATTAATCTATGAAGTACTGGCCTACAGTGATGAATTGTCAAACAGTGATGTGGCAAACCCGGAACATTTCCTCACTGCGTATCAGAATCAACAAGCTCCCCAGTAACTGAAATTGCCCCGGAATTCTCCGGGGCGTTAATACACTTCTTATTTATATGCCGACTGGTGAACGCCGACCGCGCGGCCAGACGGATCGTCCATTTTCTTGAACGCTTCATCCCACTCGATCGCTTTGGCAGAAGAACAGGCGACGGATGGGCCGCCCGGTACGCACTCAGCGGCGCTCGGAAGCGGGAACAATTCTTCAAAGATTTCCCGGTACAGATACGCTTCTTTTGAGGTCGGAGTGTTGTACGGGAAGCGGAAGCGGGCAGTTTCCAGTTGCTGATCAGAAACCTGCTGCGCCGCCACTTCTTTCAGGGTGTCGATCCAACTGTAACCGACGCCATCGGAGAACTGCTCTTTCTGCCGCCAGGCCACGCTTGCAGGCAGATACGCTTCAAAACATTCACGCAGGATGTGTTTTTCCATTTTGCCGTTACCGCACATTTTATCCTGTGGGTTAATACGCATCGCCACATCAAGGAATTTTTTGTCGAGGAACGGAACGCGTGCTTCCACGCCCCAGGCTGACATCGCTTTGTTGGCACGGGCGCAGTCATACATATGCAGGGCCAGCAGTTTACGCACCGTCTCTTCATGCAGTTCTTTAGCGTTCGGCGCTTTGTGGAAGTATAGATAACCGCCAAACACTTCGTCAGAACCTTCGCCGGACAGCACCATTTTAATGCCCATCGCCTTGATCTTACGCGACATTAAATACATCGGTGTTGAAGCGCGAATAGTGGTTACATCATAAGTTTCGATGTGGTAAATCACGTCGCGGATGGCATCCAGACCTTCCTGTACAGTGAAGTGAATTTCGTGATGCACCGTGCCCAGATGGTTTGCCACTTCCTGGGCTGCTTTCAGATCCGGTGAACCCGGCAGACCTACAGCAAAGGAGTGCAACTGCGGCCACCAGGCTTCGGAACGTTCCTGATCTTCCACGCGACGGGCGGCGTATTTCTTGGTGATAGCGGAAATAATTGAGGAATCCAGACCACCAGAGAGCAGCACACCGTAAGGCACATCAGACATCAGATGGCTTTTCACGGAATCTTCCAGTGCCTGACGTAGCTCGTTTTTGTCGGTCACGTTATCTTTCACCGCATCGTAGTCGAACCAGTCACGGTGATAATAAGAACGGATTTCGCCGTCCTGACTCCACAAATAGCTCCCCGCCGGGAACTCTTTAATCGTGCGGCAAACCGGCACGAGGGCTTTCATTTCTGAGGCCACATACAGCTGACCGTGTTCGTCATAGCCCATATACAGCGGGATGATCCCCAGATGGTCGCGACCAATCAGGTATGCATCTTTTTCGCTGTCGTACAGGGCAAAGGCAAACATGCCCTGCAAATCGTCAAGAAATTCCGCCCCTTTTTCCTGATATAGCGCGAGGATCACTTCGCAGTCAGACCCGGTCTGGAACTGGTAACGATCGCCATATTCGGCGCGCAGTGCCTGGTGGTTGTAGATTTCACCGTTTACTGCCAGCACATGAGTTTTTTGTTGGTTGTAGAGAGGCTGCGCCCCCGCGTTAACGTCAACAATTGACAGACGTTCGTGAGCGAGAATGGTGTTATCGCTGGCATAAATACCGGACCAGTCCGGGCCACGATGACGCATCAGGCGTGACAGCTCGAGTGCTTTTTTACGCAGTTCAACTGCGTCTGTTTTGATATCGAATACGCCAAAAATTGAACACATAACCTTCTCCGTTAACCTGGTATTTGTTGCTTGTTGTGTTTGCTTGTTTAAAAAAATGCCGCAAAGCAGCACTGTGCGCAAGCGATTTGGCGGTGGAAAAATAAAAAACGTAATGGTGATTGCTGATTGATGAAAAAGGGTAGGGTATGGTGGCGTGTTTATTGATGAATCGATAATTTTTAGCGGGTTTTATTGAATGGTTATATTTTACGGGGGCCAAATTGCTGACAAAGTGCGATTTGTTCATGCCGGATGCGGCGTGAACGCCTTATCCGGCCTACAAAAGCATGAAAATTCAATGTATTGCAGGAGCTGCGTAGGCCTGATAAGCGTAGCGCATCAGGCAGTTTGGCGTTTGTCGTCAGAGCCAACCACGTCCGCAGACGTGGGTGGTATTCAGATAACGTCGATTTCAGCGACCGACGGGTAAATCCAGCTGGGGCGGAACGGCATACTGTCGATATCGTCGAGCGACGAAACACCAGAAAGCACAAGAATCGTCTCCAGACCTGCCTGGAAGCCCGCCAGAATGTCGGTACGCAGGTTATCGCCGACAATCACCGTTTCTTCTGAATGCGCCTGCATTTTGTTTAATGCCGCGCGGATGATCCACGGGCTGGGCTTACCAACATAGAACGGTTTGCGCCCGGAGATTTTCTCAATCCCTGCACACAACGCGCCACAGGCGGGATAAAAACCGCGCCCGTGGGTGTCCGGGTTGGTGGCGATAAAGCGTGCACCGTTAGCGACGAAATAGGCTGCTTTATGCATCATGTCCCAGTTGTAGGAGCGCGTTTCGCCAACAATCACAAAATCAGGGTTCACATCGGTAATAGTGAAACCGGCTTTGTACAGCTCATGGATCAGCGCGCCTTCGCCCACTACATACGCTTTTTTACCTTCCTGGCGACGCAGGAAATCGGCGGTCGCCATCGCGGAGGTATAAAACACGCTGTCCGGTACATCGACACCGGCAGTGGCAAAGCGGTTCGCCAGATCTTGCCCGGTCTGCGAAGGATAGTTGGTCAGCAACACCAGCGGCAGGCCTTTATCCATAATCCCGTGCAAAAATTCCGCTGCACCTGGTACGGCGACATTATCGTGCATCAGCACGCCGTCGATATCGCAAATTACATTTTTAATGGTCATGGACTACCCAGAATATTGACAACAATAAGCGCCACTATAAAAGCACATTAATTTTCCAGCAAATGCTGGAGCAAAATACCGTTGAGCATGGCGCGTTTTACCAGCGCAAAAGCGCCGATTGCTGAGCGGTGGTCCAGCTCAGAACGTACCACCGGCAGATTAGTGCGAAATGCCTTCAGCGCCTGGGTATTAATGCAGCTTTCAATAGCAGGGAGCAGCACTTTATCGGCTTCGGTGATTTCTCCGGCAATAACAATTTTTTGCGGGTTAAACAGGTTGATGGCAATGGCGATGGTTTTGCCCAGATGACGACCGACATACTCAATCACTTCCGACGCCAGGCTATCGCCTTTGTTCGCAGCTTTGCAGATAGTTTTGATGGTGCAGTCGTCCAGTGGCACACGGCTCTGGTAGCCCTGCTTTAATAAATTCAACACCCGTTGTTCAATGGCAGCGTTGGCAGCGATAGTTTCCAGACAACCAAAGTTGCCGCAGTGGCAGCGTTCACCCAGCGGTTCGACCTGAATATGACCAATTTCACCGACGTTGCCGTTGCGACCGATAAAAATGCGCCCGTTAGAGATGATTCCAGCCCCCGTTCCGCGATGCACGCGCACCAGAATGGAGTCTTCGCAATCCTGACTTGCACCGAAGTAGTGCTCTGCCAGCGCCAGACTACGGATATCGTGGCCGACAAAACAGGTCACTTTAAAACGCTCTTCCAGTGCTTCTACCAGCCCCCAGTTTTCCACCTGAATATGCGGCATGTAATGAATTTTGCCGCTGTCCGGGTCAACAAGCCCAGGCAGGATCACGGAAATCGCGATCAGCTCGCGCAGTTTGCGCTGGTAGCTATCAATAAACTGAGCAATGGCATTCAGCAGGGCATGTTCCAGCGTCTGCTGGGTTCGTTCAGGCAGCGGGTAATGTTCTTCTGCCAGCACTTTGCTACTGAGATCAAACAGGGTGATGGTGGCATCGTGACGACCAAGTCGTACGCCGATAGCGTGGAAATTACGAGTTTCAGTGACGATGGAGATAGCGCGGCGGCCTCCGGTGGAGGCCTGCTGATCGACTTCTTTGATCAGCCCGCGCTCGATAAGCTGACGTGTAATTTTGGTTACGCTGGCGGGGGCAAGCTGGCTTTGCTCAGCAATCTGAATTCGCGAGATTGGCCCGAACTGGTCAATCAGGCGATAAACCGCCGCGCTGTTAAGCTGTTTTACGAGATCAACATTACCTATCTGAGCTTGTCCGCCTGGTGTCATACTTTCTCTTATTGAGTTACGACCTCGTTACCATTAACGATGGTCTTAGTGATTTTAAAATCAGGTGTGAATGCGGTCAGGTTGGCCACTTTGCCTGCGGCGAGCGTGCCGAGACGTTTTTCAACGCCAATTGCACGTGCCGGGTAGAGCGTCGCCATACGCAAAACTTCATCCAGTGCGATACCGCAATGTTCGACCAGATTACGCACGCCTTCAATCATGGTTAAGGATGAACCGCTTAACGTACCATTTTCATCCACACAAAGTCCGTTGCGGTAGTATATTGTTTTACCCGCAAAAATGAACTGTTCAATATTGGCGCCTGCTGGTGCAGTAGCGTCGGTGACCAGACACAGTTTGTCGCCTTTCAGACGCTTGGCGTTGCGGATGTTAGCGTAATCAACGTGCAAGCCATCGGCAATAATACCGCAATAAATGTCGGCGTCATCGAGGATCGCGCCCGCCAGACCTGGCTCGCGACCGGTAATATACGGCATCGCGTTGTACAGATGGGTGGCAAAGGTAATCCCAGCGCGGAAACCGGCTTTCGCTTCTTTCAGTGTTGCGTTGGAGTGACCGGCAGAAACTACAATCCCGGCATTTGCCAGTTTGCTGATCACTTCCGCAGGAACCATTTCCGGTGCCAGGGTAACTTTAGTAATCACATCAGCGTTTTCGCACAGGAAATCAACCAGCGCAGCATCGGGTTTACGCACGAAGTTCGGGTTATGAGTGCCTTTTTTCACCAGGTTCAGCCACGGACCTTCCAGATGCAAACCTAGCGCCTGGTTCGGATGGTTTGCCAGGTACTCGCGCATTACGCGCACACCCTGTTTCATCAGGTCATCGCTGGTGGTGATAAGCGTTGGCAGATAGTTAGTACAGCCAGATTTCTCATTGGCTTTTTGCATGATTTCCAGCGTTTCAACGCTTACCGCTTCAGCGGTGTCGTTAAACTGTACGCCGCCGCAGCCGTTTAACTGCACATCAATAAAACCGGGGGAGAGAATGGCTCCGTTCAGTGAACGCTGTTCAATCTCTGGCGGCAGTTCCGCTACCGGACAGACACTTTTAATCAGGCCATCAGCGATAACAACCGCGTGGTCATCAAGAAATTCGTGACCGGTAAAGATCCGGCCCTGGGTTAATGCATACATTCCGACCCCCGATTTTAAAAATAATATTGCCCTGAGCAAGGTGTCAGGGCAGGGATAACAATTACAGACCTTTGATATTTTCTGCTTCTAATTCATTGAAATATCTTAAAGTCTTAACTTTCAGCTCCATGGTGGAAGGTTCATCGCACACCATGATCGCTTTCGGATGCAGTTGCAGACAGCTGATGGTCCACATATGGTTAACGCAACCTTCAACTGCGGCTTGCAGCGCCAGTGCTTTCTGG
It encodes:
- the miaB gene encoding tRNA (N6-isopentenyl adenosine(37)-C2)-methylthiotransferase MiaB codes for the protein MTKKLHIKTWGCQMNEYDSSKMADLLDATHGYQLTDVAEEADVLLLNTCSIREKAQEKVFHQLGRWKLLKEKNPDLIIGVGGCVASQEGEHIRQRAHYVDIIFGPQTLHRLPEMINSVRGDRSPVVDISFPEIEKFDRLPEPRAEGPTAFVSIMEGCNKYCTYCVVPYTRGEEVSRPSDDILFEIAQLAAQGVREVNLLGQNVNAWRGENYDGTTGSFADLLRLVAAIDGIDRIRFTTSHPIEFTDDIIEVYRDTPELVSFLHLPVQSGSDRILNLMGRTHTALEYKAIIRKLRAARPDIQISSDFIVGFPGETTEDFEKTMKLIADVNFDMSYSFIFSARPGTPAADMVDDVPEEEKKQRLYILQERINQQAMAWSRRMLGTTQRILVEGTSRKSIMELSGRTENNRVVNFEGTPDMIGKFVDVEITDVYPNSLRGKVVRTEDEMGLRVAETPESVIARTRKENDLGVGYYQP
- the nagD gene encoding ribonucleotide monophosphatase NagD, with translation MTIKNVICDIDGVLMHDNVAVPGAAEFLHGIMDKGLPLVLLTNYPSQTGQDLANRFATAGVDVPDSVFYTSAMATADFLRRQEGKKAYVVGEGALIHELYKAGFTITDVNPDFVIVGETRSYNWDMMHKAAYFVANGARFIATNPDTHGRGFYPACGALCAGIEKISGRKPFYVGKPSPWIIRAALNKMQAHSEETVIVGDNLRTDILAGFQAGLETILVLSGVSSLDDIDSMPFRPSWIYPSVAEIDVI
- the ubiF gene encoding 3-demethoxyubiquinol 3-hydroxylase produces the protein MTNQPTEIAIVGGGMVGGALALGLAQHGFTVTVIEHAEPAPFVAGSEPDVRISAISAASVSLLKGLGVWDAVQAMRCHPYRRLETWEWETAHVVFDAAELKLPLLGYMVENTVLQQALWQALEAHPKVTLRVPTSLIALHRHNDLQELELKGGETIRAKLVIGADGANSQVRQMAGIGVHAWQYAQSCMLISVQCENDPGDSTWQQFTPDGPRAFLPLFDNWASLVWYDSPARIRQLQNMNMAQLQTEIAKHFPSRLGYVTPLAAGAFPLTRRHALQYVQPGLALVGDAAHTIHPLAGQGVNLGYRDVDALIDVLVNARSYGEAWASYPILKRYQMRRMADNFIMQSGMDLFYAGFSNNLPPLRFVRNLGLMAAERAGVLKRQALKYALGL
- the nagA gene encoding N-acetylglucosamine-6-phosphate deacetylase, encoding MYALTQGRIFTGHEFLDDHAVVIADGLIKSVCPVAELPPEIEQRSLNGAILSPGFIDVQLNGCGGVQFNDTAEAVSVETLEIMQKANEKSGCTNYLPTLITTSDDLMKQGVRVMREYLANHPNQALGLHLEGPWLNLVKKGTHNPNFVRKPDAALVDFLCENADVITKVTLAPEMVPAEVISKLANAGIVVSAGHSNATLKEAKAGFRAGITFATHLYNAMPYITGREPGLAGAILDDADIYCGIIADGLHVDYANIRNAKRLKGDKLCLVTDATAPAGANIEQFIFAGKTIYYRNGLCVDENGTLSGSSLTMIEGVRNLVEHCGIALDEVLRMATLYPARAIGVEKRLGTLAAGKVANLTAFTPDFKITKTIVNGNEVVTQ
- the nagC gene encoding DNA-binding transcriptional regulator NagC, giving the protein MTPGGQAQIGNVDLVKQLNSAAVYRLIDQFGPISRIQIAEQSQLAPASVTKITRQLIERGLIKEVDQQASTGGRRAISIVTETRNFHAIGVRLGRHDATITLFDLSSKVLAEEHYPLPERTQQTLEHALLNAIAQFIDSYQRKLRELIAISVILPGLVDPDSGKIHYMPHIQVENWGLVEALEERFKVTCFVGHDIRSLALAEHYFGASQDCEDSILVRVHRGTGAGIISNGRIFIGRNGNVGEIGHIQVEPLGERCHCGNFGCLETIAANAAIEQRVLNLLKQGYQSRVPLDDCTIKTICKAANKGDSLASEVIEYVGRHLGKTIAIAINLFNPQKIVIAGEITEADKVLLPAIESCINTQALKAFRTNLPVVRSELDHRSAIGAFALVKRAMLNGILLQHLLEN
- the asnB gene encoding asparagine synthase B codes for the protein MCSIFGVFDIKTDAVELRKKALELSRLMRHRGPDWSGIYASDNTILAHERLSIVDVNAGAQPLYNQQKTHVLAVNGEIYNHQALRAEYGDRYQFQTGSDCEVILALYQEKGAEFLDDLQGMFAFALYDSEKDAYLIGRDHLGIIPLYMGYDEHGQLYVASEMKALVPVCRTIKEFPAGSYLWSQDGEIRSYYHRDWFDYDAVKDNVTDKNELRQALEDSVKSHLMSDVPYGVLLSGGLDSSIISAITKKYAARRVEDQERSEAWWPQLHSFAVGLPGSPDLKAAQEVANHLGTVHHEIHFTVQEGLDAIRDVIYHIETYDVTTIRASTPMYLMSRKIKAMGIKMVLSGEGSDEVFGGYLYFHKAPNAKELHEETVRKLLALHMYDCARANKAMSAWGVEARVPFLDKKFLDVAMRINPQDKMCGNGKMEKHILRECFEAYLPASVAWRQKEQFSDGVGYSWIDTLKEVAAQQVSDQQLETARFRFPYNTPTSKEAYLYREIFEELFPLPSAAECVPGGPSVACSSAKAIEWDEAFKKMDDPSGRAVGVHQSAYK